The following coding sequences are from one Molothrus aeneus isolate 106 chromosome Z, BPBGC_Maene_1.0, whole genome shotgun sequence window:
- the SLC25A51 gene encoding mitochondrial nicotinamide adenine dinucleotide transporter SLC25A51, which produces MARAAPEEAPGSSGKHYVCGLCAAFTNIAVTFPIQKVLFRQQLYGLRAGEAVRQLRRDGLRTLYRGILPPLLQKTTTLALMFGLYEDFSALLLSHARAPELLTRSAAAALAGTTEAVLTPFERVQTLLQDYKHHDKFTNTYQAFRVLRAYGVREYYRGLVPILLRNGPSNVLFFGLRGPIKQCLPEATSHSSHLINDFICGGLLGALLGFLFFPVNVVKTRMQAQIGGEFQSFSKVLVKIWLERDRKVIHLFRGAHLNYHRSVLSWGIINATYEFLLKLL; this is translated from the coding sequence ATGGCTCGGGCAGCCCCCGAGGAGGCGCCGGGCTCCTCGGGCAAGCACTACGTGTGCGGGCTGTGCGCGGCCTTCACCAACATCGCGGTGACGTTCCCCATCCAGAAGGTGCTGTTCCGGCAGCAGCTGTACGGGCTGCGCGCCGGCGAGGCCGTGCGCCAGCTGCGCCGCGACGGGCTGCGCACGCTCTACCGCGGCATCCTGCCGCCGCTGCTGCAGAAAACCACCACGCTGGCCCTCATGTTCGGCCTCTACGAGGATTTCTCGGCGCTGCTGCTGAGCCACGCCCGCGCCCCCGAGCTGCTGACGCGCAGCGCGGCCGCCGCGCTGGCCGGCACCACCGAGGCCGTGCTCACGCCCTTCGAGCGCGTGCAGACGCTGCTGCAGGACTACAAGCACCACGACAAGTTCACAAACACTTACCAGGCTTTCAGGGTGCTGAGGGCCTACGGGGTGCGGGAGTACTACCGGGGATTGGTGCCCATTCTGCTGCGGAACGGGCCCAGCAACGTGCTCTTCTTCGGGCTGCGCGGGCCCATCAAGCAGTGTCTGCCCGAGGCCACCTCGCACAGCTCTCACCTGATCAACGACTTCATCTGCGGGGGGCTGCTGGGCGCCCTGCTGGGCTTCCTCTTCTTCCCTGTGAACGTGGTAAAGACTCGCATGCAGGCTCAGATCGGTGGCGAGTTCCAGTCCTTCTCCAAAGTGCTGGTGAAGATCTGGCTGGAGCGCGACAGGAAGGTGATCCACCTGTTCCGAGGAGCCCACCTGAACTACCACCGCTCTGTGCTGTCCTGGGGGATCATCAACGCCACCTACGAGttcctgctgaagctgctgtga
- the EXOSC5 gene encoding exosome complex component RRP46 has protein sequence MAVEMDVADGQCRLRPFSCELGLLSRPDGSATFLQGDTSVLAGLYGPAEAKISKELPDRAALEVLLRPKVGLPGVLERSREQLLRQTCEAVLLGVLHPRTAISLVLQVLSDAGSLLSCCLNAACMALLDAGLPLAALFCGVTCALQPDGTILLDPTARQEQEARAILTFAIASSNRKVLMATTKGSCSVEEMQQCLAAAQCAASTIFQFYRDSVRRRYSKC, from the exons ATGGCGGTGGAGATGGATGTGGCGGACGGGCAGTGCCGGCTGCGGCCCTTCTCCTgcgagctggggctgctctcgCGGCCCGACGGCTCGGCCACCTTCCTGCAGG gtgacACCTCGGTGCTGGCCGGGCTCTATGGCCCTGCGGAGGCCAAGATCAGCAAGGAGCTGCCGGACCGGGCGgcgctggaggtgctgctgcgcCCCAAGGTGGGGCTGCCAG GCGTGCTGGAGCGCAGCCGGGAGCAGCTGCTGCGGCAGACGTGcgaggctgtgctgctgggcgTGCTGCACCCGCGCACCGCCAtctccctggtgctgcaggtgctcagCGATGCTGGTTCC CTGCTGTCGTGCTGCCTGAACGCCGCCTGCATGGCGCTGTTGGACGCGGGGCTGCCCCTGGCCGCCCTTTTCTGTGGGGTCACCTGCGCCCTGCAGCCCGACGGCACCATCCTGCTGGACCCCACGGCCCGACAGGAGCAG gaggcACGCGCCATCCTCACCTTCGCCATCGCCAGCAGCAACAGGAAAGTGCTGATGGCCACCACCaagggcagctgctctgtggaggAG atgcagcagtgcctggccgCAGCCCAGTGTGCCGCCAGCACCATCTTCCAGTTCTACCGCGACTCCGTGCGCCGCCGCTACTCCAAGTGCTGA
- the RAD17 gene encoding cell cycle checkpoint protein RAD17: MSGSGPGRPAEVAEWLAHPFDGFLGSTGPCAAAVGPRRGGAGRARGQQQQQQHRAPSPAAEKSRATAPRRKRAKPGAADPPCGRALAELPWVERYRPESQNDLAVQKKKIEEVETWLKMHIVQRQPKQSGSVLLLTGPPGCGKTATLQILARDLGLQVQEWTNPLSLDFTKEDLRNMFGHDSNFHTFPSQAQAALFQDFLLRANKYNKLQMLGESSENDKKLILIEDIPNQFYRDPGSLHEILRSFVRRSRCPLVFIISDNFSGDSNQRSLFPAEIVEELCICNISFKPVAPTNMMKVLNRIAAAEASMNRENYTLDRTSLELLCRGCSGDIRSAINSLQFSSTKGCSLEKEFWSKKKKSSTIKCDETGVSKVRKKSKCNTSEDQEIQAIGGKDASIFLFHALGKIIYCKREAVSQAECPQLPAHLSRHRRDTLLIQPEEIVEKSHMSGSMFNLYLHQNYMDFFSDIDDVVRASEYLSTADVLCSNWSARLVMESYSASVATRGVIHSNTSRAFAHQQGGMGFRPLHKPQWFLINKKYQENCIAAKSLFSSFCLPPECLQTELLPYLAVLANPMRNQAQIAFIQDVGRLPLKRHFGRLQLEALGDKDPGVPELSHGDGDPEGLPSSQSSGSDLPGSQPQPVAAQALLEEEELRIEEYDSD, encoded by the exons ATGTCCGGCAGCGGCCCAGGACGGCCGGCGGAG GTGGCAGAGTGGCTGGCACATCCCTTTGATGGCTTCCTCGGGAGCACGGGCCCGTGTGCCGCCGCCGTCGGGCCGCGGAGGGGCGGCGCCGGCAGAGCCcgcgggcagcagcagcagcagcagcatagagccccgagccccgcggcagAGAAGAGCCGAGCCACAGCTCCGCGCAGGAAGAGAGCCAAGCCGGGAGCTGCGGATCCGCCCTGCGGCCGGGCCCTGGCGGAGCTGCCGTGGGTGGAGAGATACCGGCCTGAGAGCCAG AATGACCTTGCtgtgcaaaagaagaaaattgagGAAGTTGAAACCTGGTTAAAAATGCACATAGTTCAGAGGCAGCCAAAGCAG AGTGGCTCTGTCTTGCTGCTGACTGGTCCTCCTGGCTGTGGAAAAACTGCAACTCTGCAAATTCTAGCCAGAGATCTTGGCCTTCAGGTGCAAGAATGGACCAATCCACTCTCTTTAGACTTCACAAAGGAAGACTTGAGGAACATGTTTGGCCATG actCAAATTTTCATACGTTTCCGAGTCAGGCCCAAGCAGCTCTCTTTCAAGATTTTCTATTAAGAGCAAATAAGTATAACAAACTTCAGATGCTTGGGGAGTCCtcagaaaatgataaaaagcTTATTCTTATTGAA GACATTCCTAACCAGTTCTACAGAGATCCTGGCAGCCTGCATGAAATCCTCAG GAGTTTTGTTCGCAGGAGTAGGTGCCCCCTGGTCTTTATAATCTCAGATAACTTCAGTGGAGACAGCAACCAGAGGTCACTGTTCCCCGCTGAAATTGTAGAGGAGTTGTGTATATGCAATATTAG TTTCAAGCCTGTTGCACCAACAAATATGATGAAAGTTCTCAATCGAATAGCTGCAGCAGAAGCCAGTATG AACAGAGAGAATTACACTCTTGATAGAACTTCTCTGGAGTTGCTTTGCAGAGGTTGTTCAGGTGACATAAGAAGTGCAATAAACAGCCTTCAGTTTTCCTCTACAAAAG gCTGCTCATTGGAGAAAGAATTTTGGtcaaagaagaagaagagctCCACAATAAAATGTGATGAAACAGGAGTATccaaagtaagaaagaaaagtaaatgtAATACCTCAGAAGACCAGGAGATACAAGCGATTGGTGGCAAGGATgcatctatttttcttttccatgctctggggaaaattatttattgcaaAA GAGAGGCAGTGTCACAAGCAGagtgccctcagctgcctgCACACCTGTCCAGACACCGCCGGGACACCTTGCTCATCCAGCCTGAG GAAATTGTGGAGAAATCTCATATGTCTGGAAGCATGTTCAATCTATACCTTCACCAGAACTACATGGACTTCTTTTCTGACATAGATGATGTAGTGAGAGCCAGTGAATATTTGAGCACTGCTGATGTCCTTTGCAGTAACTGGAGT GCACGGCTGGTGATGGAGAGCTACAGCGCCTCCGTGGCCACCCGGGGCGTGATCCACTCCAACACCTCCAGGGCCTTTGCCCACCAGCAGGGGGGCATGGGCTTCCGACCCTTACACAAACCACAGTGGTTTCTGATCAACAAAAAG TATCAGGAAAATTGCATTGCTGCAAAATCCCTGTTCTCAAGCTTCTGTTTACCACCTGAGTGCCTTCAGACAGAGCTCCTGCCTTACCTTGCTGTGTTAGCAAACCCAATGAGAAACCAAG CTCAGATTGCTTTTATCCAAGACGTGGGGAGGCTGCCACTGAAAAGACATTTTGGGAG gctgcagctggaggctcTGGGTGACAAGGACCCCGGCGTGCCCGAGCTGTCCCACGGGGACGGCGACCCCGAGGGGCTCCCCTCCAGCCAGTCCAGCGGCAGCGACCTGCCCggcagccagccccagcccgtgGCAGCCCAGGCcctcctggaggaggaggaactgAGGATCGAGGAGTACGACAGCGACTGA
- the AK6 gene encoding adenylate kinase isoenzyme 6, whose amino-acid sequence MRRPNVLITGTPGVGKTTLGKELASRSGLSYVNVGDLAKEGELYEGFDEEYNCPILDEDRVVDELEARMSEGGVIVDYHGCDFFPERWFHIVFVLRTDNSCLYDRLHSRGYTGKKLQDNIQCEIFQTLYEEAVLSYKKEIVHQLPSNTPEDLERNLDQIMQWIEQWMKDNN is encoded by the exons ATGAGGCGGCCCAATGTGCTCATCACCG GCACGCCGGGAGTTGGGAAAACCACGCTGGGAAAGGAGCTGGCTTCCAGATCTGGGCTGAGCTATGTCAACGTGGGGGACCTGGCCAAGGAAG gagagctcTATGAAGGCTTTGATGAGGAGTACAACTGCCCCATCCTGGATGAGGACAGA GTAGTGGATGAGCTGGAGGCCAGGATGAGCGAGGGAGGGGTGATTGTGGATTACCATGGCTGCGACTTCTTCCCCGAGCGCTGGTTCCACATCGTGTTCGTGCTGCGCACAGACAACTCCTGTCTGTACGATAGGCTGCACAGCAG GGGCTACACGGGCAAGAAGCTGCAGGACAACATTCAGTGCGAAATTTTTCAGACTTTGTATGAGGAAGCTGTGTTGTCCTATAAAAAGGAAATTGTGCACCAGTTACCCAGCAACACTCCAGAGGACCTAGAGAGAAATTTGGATCAGATTATGCAATGGATTGAGCAATGGATGAAGGACAATAACTGA